The following proteins are encoded in a genomic region of Sorangiineae bacterium MSr12523:
- a CDS encoding serine/threonine protein kinase: MAAPELVERSKARVGSVLRDKWRLDSLLGVGGSAAVYAATHRNGKRGAIKLLHPELSVQTDFVTRFLREGYVANKIEHPGAVSILDDDHTEDGTAFLVMELLEGYTLERRLRKQSAFPVYDALKIVEDLLDIVSAAHDKGIIHRDLKPANIFVTKKGEVKVLDFGIARLGEAHHLSGSTQMGMPLGTPAFMPPEQARGRWGEVDVRTDLWAVGATLWALLSGQRPRRAETANEELLLAMTEPLPPIGSVAPHVSLEACKLVDRAVAFDMSARWPNARTMQQALRLALLLEQAHKGEPVLEKPRTPSLPAGGEAAAVSSGGTIAGLGGYIVPVEAPPAIAKAASVPPAGDVVATAASASPSTSQPAPPPEPPMSTTAVRPFATLVGPPSPLAVPAVAGPSRTSRTEDSVVSQLEGPPSLNYGGQLSLSRYDALGERRPRAQQALPGGSNPTPTGETRLLTTETPLMTGARSMLASEPEIAPRRSGFFVSALLVVALAGVGFFAYRSGWLGARATQAAPSPPEPAAAVMDAGVVQEAVADAGAAAAAAAPAEQVDAAALAAVPDAAVSAPTETTAASATAAAVATPVRPKPRPRAPSKPRLPAGEAGGSAPPPNPSNPSNSGPAEGPTPTPIPPFVDPDSNQL, from the coding sequence ATGGCTGCACCCGAGCTCGTAGAGCGCTCAAAGGCACGCGTTGGCAGCGTGCTGCGCGACAAATGGCGGTTGGATTCCTTGCTCGGCGTGGGCGGAAGCGCGGCTGTGTATGCTGCAACGCATCGCAACGGTAAGCGCGGCGCGATCAAGCTGCTTCATCCTGAACTCTCGGTTCAGACGGACTTCGTGACCCGCTTTCTGCGTGAAGGGTACGTCGCGAACAAGATCGAGCACCCCGGTGCGGTCTCCATTTTGGACGACGATCACACCGAGGACGGGACGGCGTTTTTGGTGATGGAGCTGCTCGAGGGCTACACGCTCGAGCGGCGGCTGCGAAAGCAATCCGCGTTTCCCGTCTACGACGCGTTGAAGATCGTGGAGGACCTGCTCGACATCGTGAGCGCGGCCCACGACAAGGGCATCATCCATCGCGATTTGAAGCCCGCGAACATTTTCGTGACGAAGAAGGGCGAGGTCAAAGTCCTCGACTTCGGCATCGCGCGCCTCGGCGAAGCGCACCACTTGAGCGGGTCCACGCAAATGGGCATGCCGCTGGGAACACCCGCCTTCATGCCGCCGGAGCAAGCGCGCGGCCGCTGGGGCGAGGTCGACGTGCGCACGGATCTTTGGGCCGTGGGCGCGACGCTCTGGGCGTTGCTCTCGGGCCAGCGCCCGCGCCGCGCAGAGACGGCGAACGAAGAGCTTTTGTTGGCGATGACCGAGCCGCTGCCGCCGATTGGATCGGTCGCACCGCACGTGTCGCTCGAGGCGTGCAAGCTCGTCGATCGCGCGGTGGCGTTCGACATGAGCGCGCGCTGGCCGAATGCGCGCACGATGCAGCAGGCGCTTCGCCTGGCGTTGCTGCTCGAGCAAGCGCACAAGGGAGAACCGGTCCTCGAGAAGCCGCGCACGCCGTCGTTGCCTGCAGGCGGAGAGGCCGCCGCCGTGTCCTCCGGCGGGACGATCGCAGGCCTCGGCGGCTACATCGTGCCGGTCGAAGCGCCTCCGGCGATCGCGAAGGCGGCGTCGGTGCCGCCGGCGGGGGACGTGGTCGCGACGGCCGCATCGGCGTCTCCGTCCACTTCGCAGCCTGCGCCGCCGCCCGAACCGCCCATGTCGACGACCGCGGTGCGGCCGTTTGCAACCTTGGTGGGACCTCCCTCGCCGCTGGCGGTACCGGCGGTGGCAGGGCCGAGCCGCACGAGTCGAACCGAAGATTCGGTGGTGTCGCAGCTCGAAGGGCCTCCCTCGCTCAACTACGGTGGCCAGCTCTCGCTGTCCCGCTATGACGCCCTGGGCGAGCGCCGTCCACGCGCGCAGCAAGCTTTGCCGGGTGGCTCCAACCCGACGCCGACCGGCGAAACGCGTCTGCTCACCACGGAGACGCCGTTGATGACGGGGGCGCGATCCATGCTCGCGAGCGAGCCCGAGATCGCACCGCGGCGCAGTGGTTTCTTCGTATCGGCGCTGTTGGTTGTCGCATTGGCCGGGGTCGGGTTCTTTGCCTATCGATCGGGTTGGCTCGGTGCCCGGGCCACGCAGGCGGCACCGTCTCCTCCCGAGCCCGCGGCGGCCGTCATGGATGCCGGTGTAGTCCAAGAGGCGGTCGCCGATGCCGGCGCAGCGGCGGCGGCCGCGGCCCCTGCCGAGCAAGTGGACGCCGCCGCATTGGCCGCAGTGCCCGACGCCGCGGTCAGCGCGCCCACAGAGACCACGGCAGCATCGGCAACCGCCGCGGCTGTGGCTACGCCCGTGCGCCCCAAGCCGCGTCCCCGCGCGCCGTCCAAACCGCGTCTTCCGGCGGGTGAAGCGGGCGGCAGCGCCCCGCCGCCCAATCCGTCCAATCCGTCCAACTCAGGGCCGGCCGAAGGCCCCACGCCCACACCCATCCCCCCGTTCGTCGATCCCGACTCCAATCAGCTGTAG
- a CDS encoding serine/threonine-protein kinase, with the protein MPCPSHEELLALAEGALDEASQVSIQAHVAECASCKRARERLASQSAPSQTLTSHARSPADRPGRHRRADSATIQPGTYVGRYLVIDLIGTGGMGSVYRAYDPKLNRNVAVKLIRVRSSDAEDAPRPRLLREAQALAKVVHPHVVSIFDVGEFSEQVFFAMELIEGSTLRDVMRRPEQDKRRLLKLLDQAGRGLAAAHAAGLVHRDFKPENVLIDREQRVKVADFGLARAIDAQKSEDLVSVPPGEWASVLDRRITETGAFIGTPAYMSPEQYLGLRTDARSDQFSFCCVTYEALFGRHPFLGKNGKISPVALCAGQIEVPGRRSDPGYLPVLRRGLSRDPSNRYPSIEHLLDALAGVPRRRQRRIVGIAAAVCAAVGFIGVPIIQKHRAQRCEAAATQALADIWDTPRRVKVENVFGGDGKAFGRDIWQRVANTLDAYANQWTQTSAELCRNTEWWRNEDNAMHKRSSSCLDERRRELRAVTDVLSGGDRDVRLRAPDMLIQLGSLSACTNAAALAATPLAAYDKATAASVERIRDLLAQSRAHNDARQVAPGEEAARQALELARTHHQQALVAESLYRLSQAQSTGNNFEASESNIVQALAEAEASGHERLLPLIWNQLIIIVGFETDRPNEVERLLPWVESMVKRIDPEGPAHIEFSFVRGLLEKELGHYERSIELFNAALEMSRHAFGENDIRRIMIYQQLAISERTIGQLEAGAAHARAALAEAEAMFGPEHPQNMKTLSLLARILSEQGDSAGTRAVAERTLRIVEQVSSAENLDPDVPVSLSETANALLADGQPADALPLFRRSYDLFPVKTTDATVSLAGIARSEEALGHLEAARTTFEQVLAVNRRLLGPGHPGTLTSGARFGRVLRSLHREGDALQLCTQLLADGERKAGPQGVAIAMALSCVGESYEQLGQLPNALTALERAKKLLDGEKTPRRENRAVIDFALARVLWQTGADRERARRLATEAADDYQHAGRANAQNAVAVQSWLAKAAL; encoded by the coding sequence ATGCCCTGCCCTTCGCACGAAGAACTCCTCGCGCTGGCCGAGGGAGCCCTGGACGAAGCCTCACAAGTATCCATCCAGGCGCACGTGGCGGAATGCGCGAGCTGCAAGCGCGCGCGGGAAAGGCTGGCTTCGCAAAGCGCTCCGAGCCAGACACTGACATCGCACGCGCGCTCACCGGCCGATCGCCCAGGACGGCACCGTCGTGCGGACTCTGCCACGATTCAGCCGGGAACGTATGTCGGGCGCTACCTGGTGATCGACTTGATCGGGACCGGCGGAATGGGCAGCGTGTACCGTGCCTACGACCCAAAGCTCAATCGCAATGTTGCGGTGAAGCTGATTCGGGTCCGCTCCAGCGATGCCGAAGACGCTCCGCGACCGCGCCTTTTACGGGAGGCGCAGGCGCTGGCCAAAGTGGTTCACCCCCACGTCGTCAGCATCTTCGACGTCGGTGAGTTTTCCGAGCAAGTGTTCTTCGCCATGGAGCTGATCGAGGGCAGCACCTTGCGCGACGTGATGCGCCGTCCCGAGCAGGACAAGCGGAGACTGTTGAAGCTGCTCGATCAAGCGGGCCGCGGGCTCGCGGCGGCGCACGCTGCCGGGCTGGTGCATCGGGACTTCAAGCCCGAAAATGTGCTCATCGATCGCGAACAACGCGTCAAGGTGGCCGACTTCGGGCTTGCGCGAGCCATCGATGCGCAGAAATCCGAAGATCTCGTGTCGGTGCCGCCCGGAGAGTGGGCGTCGGTGCTGGATCGCCGCATCACGGAAACCGGCGCATTCATCGGGACGCCCGCATACATGTCGCCGGAGCAATATCTGGGATTGCGCACCGATGCCCGGAGCGATCAATTCAGCTTTTGCTGCGTGACCTACGAAGCATTGTTCGGCCGGCATCCATTCCTCGGCAAAAATGGAAAGATTTCACCGGTGGCCCTCTGCGCGGGCCAAATCGAAGTACCGGGCCGGCGCTCCGACCCGGGCTATTTGCCCGTGCTGCGCCGAGGCCTTTCACGCGACCCGTCGAATCGATATCCCTCGATCGAGCACCTGCTCGATGCATTGGCCGGCGTTCCACGACGGCGGCAACGGCGTATCGTCGGGATTGCCGCCGCGGTGTGCGCGGCGGTTGGGTTCATCGGTGTGCCAATCATTCAAAAGCATCGCGCGCAGCGCTGCGAAGCGGCCGCGACGCAGGCGCTCGCCGATATCTGGGACACGCCACGACGGGTAAAAGTCGAGAATGTATTCGGCGGCGATGGCAAAGCCTTCGGCCGCGATATTTGGCAAAGGGTCGCGAACACGCTCGACGCGTATGCCAATCAATGGACGCAGACGAGCGCGGAGCTTTGCCGGAACACGGAGTGGTGGCGCAACGAGGACAATGCGATGCACAAGCGATCATCGTCGTGCCTCGATGAGCGGCGCCGCGAATTGCGCGCCGTGACCGACGTGCTCTCCGGTGGCGACCGAGACGTGCGCCTTCGTGCGCCCGACATGCTCATCCAACTCGGCTCGCTTTCGGCGTGCACGAACGCGGCAGCGCTCGCGGCCACGCCGCTGGCCGCGTACGACAAAGCGACCGCGGCCAGCGTGGAGCGCATTCGTGATCTTCTTGCACAGAGCCGGGCACACAACGATGCACGTCAAGTCGCCCCAGGTGAGGAGGCTGCACGGCAAGCACTCGAGTTGGCGCGCACACATCACCAGCAGGCGCTCGTCGCCGAATCGCTCTATCGACTGAGCCAAGCGCAGAGCACGGGCAACAATTTCGAGGCGTCGGAGTCGAACATCGTTCAAGCGCTCGCCGAGGCCGAGGCAAGTGGGCATGAACGGCTGTTGCCGCTCATCTGGAACCAATTGATCATCATCGTCGGTTTCGAGACGGATCGTCCCAACGAGGTCGAACGTCTGCTTCCATGGGTCGAGTCGATGGTGAAGCGCATCGATCCCGAAGGGCCAGCACATATCGAATTTTCGTTCGTGCGTGGTCTCCTCGAAAAGGAGCTCGGGCATTACGAGCGCTCGATCGAGCTGTTCAATGCGGCTCTGGAAATGTCGCGGCACGCATTCGGCGAAAACGACATACGCCGTATCATGATTTACCAGCAGCTCGCCATTTCCGAGCGAACCATCGGGCAACTCGAGGCAGGGGCGGCGCATGCGCGCGCGGCCCTGGCCGAGGCGGAGGCGATGTTCGGCCCCGAGCATCCGCAGAATATGAAAACCCTATCGCTCTTGGCCCGTATCCTGAGTGAACAGGGCGACAGTGCCGGCACTCGCGCGGTCGCGGAGCGGACCTTGCGCATCGTCGAGCAAGTGTCCTCGGCCGAGAACCTCGATCCCGATGTGCCGGTTTCCCTTTCTGAAACCGCCAATGCGCTTTTGGCCGATGGCCAGCCGGCCGACGCATTGCCTCTCTTTCGTCGCTCGTATGACCTATTTCCGGTGAAGACCACCGATGCGACGGTCTCGCTGGCGGGCATCGCCCGGTCCGAGGAGGCGCTCGGGCATCTGGAGGCCGCGCGCACGACGTTCGAGCAGGTGCTCGCCGTCAATCGACGGTTGCTCGGTCCTGGACATCCGGGCACGCTGACATCCGGCGCGCGGTTCGGGCGGGTCTTGCGCAGTCTGCATCGCGAGGGCGATGCGCTGCAGCTCTGCACGCAGCTGCTCGCGGACGGCGAGCGCAAGGCCGGGCCCCAAGGGGTGGCCATCGCCATGGCCCTCTCGTGTGTCGGTGAAAGCTACGAGCAACTCGGCCAACTTCCCAATGCGCTCACGGCACTGGAGCGAGCCAAGAAGCTTCTCGACGGCGAGAAAACACCGCGACGGGAGAATCGCGCCGTCATCGATTTCGCGTTGGCACGCGTTCTATGGCAAACGGGCGCCGATCGCGAGCGCGCCCGGCGCCTGGCCACCGAAGCCGCCGACGACTACCAACACGCGGGCCGCGCCAACGCGCAGAATGCCGTCGCCGTGCAATCGTGGTTGGCGAAGGCCGCGTTATAG
- a CDS encoding PAS domain-containing sensor histidine kinase, whose translation MKQPDAILKQMPVPVAMFKGPDHVYEFANRLHDEVMGRSNVIGKSFREVYPELVGTPILDAFDHVYRTGEPFSADEFSLPLVRGGKKKEAIFKFSIEPLRNDAGVTEGLLTVGIEVTDQVLARWDLGAALNAEKRTETLRERLLGIVGHDLRNPLSTITVSAHMMLKQESLTPQQTKIARRILNSAERMARMIAEILDFAQGRLGGGIPITRALVNLHDVATQSADELGAVYPDRTIELSLEGDAKGHWDADRMSQVTVNLVLNAMQHATPGTPVQLAVRADGDDVVIDVTHTGPAIAAEILPYIWDPFLRANDGQNAARPLRGLGLALYIVEQIVRAHGGTVNVQSGEETTTFTARLPRTEPGV comes from the coding sequence GTGAAACAGCCGGACGCGATTCTCAAGCAGATGCCGGTTCCGGTCGCCATGTTCAAGGGACCGGACCACGTCTATGAGTTCGCCAATCGGCTGCACGACGAGGTGATGGGCCGGTCGAACGTGATCGGTAAGTCGTTTCGAGAGGTGTACCCCGAGCTCGTGGGTACACCGATTCTCGATGCTTTCGATCACGTTTACCGCACCGGCGAGCCGTTTTCGGCCGACGAGTTTTCCCTGCCGTTGGTGCGTGGCGGTAAAAAGAAAGAAGCGATCTTCAAGTTTTCCATCGAGCCTCTCCGGAACGACGCGGGCGTGACGGAGGGGCTTTTGACGGTGGGCATCGAGGTCACCGACCAAGTGCTGGCGCGCTGGGACTTGGGCGCCGCGCTGAATGCGGAAAAGCGCACGGAGACGTTGCGCGAGCGCTTGCTGGGCATCGTGGGGCACGATCTGCGTAATCCCTTGTCGACCATCACGGTGTCGGCGCACATGATGCTCAAGCAAGAGTCGCTGACCCCGCAGCAGACGAAGATCGCGCGCCGTATTTTGAATAGCGCCGAGCGCATGGCTCGGATGATCGCCGAGATTCTCGATTTTGCCCAAGGTCGTTTGGGCGGCGGAATACCGATTACGCGCGCCCTGGTGAATCTGCACGACGTTGCGACCCAATCGGCCGACGAATTGGGCGCCGTCTATCCCGATAGGACCATCGAGTTGTCGCTCGAGGGCGACGCCAAGGGCCATTGGGACGCCGACCGCATGTCCCAGGTGACCGTGAACCTGGTGCTCAACGCCATGCAACACGCCACCCCGGGCACCCCGGTGCAACTCGCGGTGCGTGCCGATGGCGATGACGTCGTCATCGACGTTACCCACACGGGCCCCGCCATTGCGGCCGAGATCCTGCCGTACATCTGGGATCCGTTCCTGCGCGCCAACGACGGTCAAAACGCCGCGCGCCCTCTGCGCGGATTGGGCCTCGCGCTCTACATCGTCGAACAAATCGTCCGCGCCCACGGCGGCACGGTCAACGTGCAATCGGGCGAAGAGACCACGACGTTCACAGCGCGCCTTCCGCGGACCGAACCGGGCGTATGA
- a CDS encoding 6-phosphofructokinase yields MLERRLGILVGGGPAPGINSVIGAATIRACLSGYEVLGIYDGFKWLIEGNTSHVHPLTITETSRIHFRGGSHIGIARANPTKDPKHLAKALESLRHHRISKLITIGGDDTAFSAHKLAEASNGSLSVVHVPKTIDNDLDLPADIVTFGYQTARHIGVDIVKNLMVDAKTTSRWYFIVAMGRKAGHLALGIGKAAGATLTLIPEEFAPGLRLKTVVDTLVGAIVKRLAYGRQDGVAVLAEGLVEMLSEEDLKGLSGVERDAHGHIRIAEVNFGDIVKRAVQERLGQLGIKLTVQAKDIGYEVRCADPIPFDMEYTRDLGYCAARYITEGGHSALVSIQDGRFRPIPFSQIMNPETGRMRVRMVDVESDRYKIARSYMLRLKQEDFQDDVELKRLAAAANLSPDQFREEFLPLVQHDGPHSFNMRSESRIPKASAG; encoded by the coding sequence ATGCTTGAACGAAGGCTCGGCATTTTGGTTGGCGGCGGACCCGCCCCCGGTATCAACAGCGTCATCGGTGCAGCGACGATTCGCGCATGCCTCTCCGGTTACGAAGTCCTCGGTATTTACGATGGCTTCAAGTGGCTCATCGAGGGCAACACGTCGCATGTGCATCCCCTCACCATTACGGAGACTAGCCGCATTCACTTCCGTGGCGGCTCCCATATTGGCATTGCCCGCGCGAACCCCACGAAGGATCCCAAGCACCTCGCAAAAGCGCTCGAGAGCCTGCGCCATCATCGCATCAGCAAGTTGATCACCATCGGCGGTGACGATACGGCCTTCAGCGCCCACAAGTTGGCTGAAGCTTCCAATGGCAGCTTGTCCGTCGTGCACGTGCCCAAGACCATCGACAACGATCTGGATCTTCCGGCCGACATTGTGACGTTCGGCTACCAGACCGCGCGTCACATCGGCGTGGACATCGTGAAGAACCTGATGGTCGACGCCAAGACGACGTCGCGCTGGTACTTCATCGTGGCCATGGGTCGCAAGGCCGGTCACCTCGCGCTGGGCATCGGCAAGGCCGCGGGCGCCACGTTGACGCTCATCCCCGAGGAATTCGCGCCCGGGCTGCGCTTGAAGACCGTCGTCGATACGCTCGTCGGCGCCATCGTGAAGCGCCTCGCGTACGGCCGCCAGGACGGCGTCGCCGTGCTCGCGGAGGGCTTGGTGGAGATGCTCTCCGAGGAAGACCTGAAGGGCCTTTCCGGCGTCGAGCGCGATGCCCACGGTCACATCCGCATCGCGGAGGTGAACTTCGGCGACATCGTGAAGCGCGCCGTGCAAGAGCGCCTCGGCCAATTGGGCATCAAGCTCACCGTGCAGGCCAAGGACATTGGCTACGAAGTGCGCTGCGCCGACCCGATTCCGTTCGATATGGAGTACACGCGCGACCTCGGCTACTGCGCCGCGCGCTACATCACCGAGGGCGGCCACTCCGCGCTCGTATCCATTCAGGACGGGCGCTTCCGTCCGATTCCGTTCTCGCAAATCATGAATCCGGAAACGGGCCGCATGCGCGTGCGCATGGTGGACGTCGAATCGGACCGCTACAAGATTGCCCGTAGCTACATGCTTCGATTGAAGCAGGAGGATTTCCAGGACGACGTCGAGCTGAAGAGGCTTGCGGCCGCGGCCAATCTGTCGCCGGATCAATTCCGCGAGGAGTTCCTCCCGCTGGTGCAGCACGACGGGCCGCATTCGTTCAACATGCGTTCGGAATCGAGGATTCCAAAGGCGAGCGCGGGGTGA
- a CDS encoding cytochrome c, protein MKSFFALATSLLAAAFLACGSDSSSDPNPGPSCPELPQQCAGTPPSYSTEIKSLVEQHCFPCHAPGGTGVGAAGRDFSKYEILQRDKAKALLRVYGCTMPPKEAPQPSADDRATLVKWLVCGAPNN, encoded by the coding sequence GTGAAATCCTTTTTTGCTTTGGCGACGAGCCTCCTCGCCGCCGCCTTTCTCGCTTGCGGAAGTGATTCGTCGTCGGACCCCAACCCCGGTCCGAGCTGCCCGGAACTGCCCCAGCAGTGCGCGGGAACCCCACCGAGTTACTCGACCGAAATCAAGTCCCTCGTCGAGCAGCACTGCTTCCCATGCCACGCACCTGGCGGCACCGGCGTCGGCGCAGCGGGGCGCGATTTCTCGAAATACGAGATTCTCCAGCGCGACAAGGCCAAGGCCCTGCTGCGCGTCTACGGCTGCACGATGCCGCCGAAAGAAGCACCGCAGCCCAGCGCCGACGATCGCGCCACTTTGGTGAAGTGGCTCGTCTGCGGCGCCCCCAACAACTAG
- a CDS encoding YggT family protein: protein MIWVRLIQLVNFAFYCVYALLFARFVVEYVRANEQIRFVQYVHRYTEPLYRPFRGLLPVLPDPGGHPLVLSILAAMAAFFVVHIVVRGLLRASSRPALSEE from the coding sequence ATGATTTGGGTGAGGCTGATCCAACTCGTCAATTTCGCTTTCTATTGTGTCTACGCGTTGCTCTTCGCGAGGTTCGTCGTCGAGTACGTGAGGGCCAACGAGCAAATACGCTTCGTGCAATACGTGCACCGTTACACGGAGCCTCTGTACCGTCCTTTCCGCGGGCTGTTGCCGGTGCTGCCGGATCCCGGGGGACATCCGTTGGTCCTCTCCATCCTCGCGGCGATGGCGGCGTTCTTCGTCGTCCATATCGTCGTGCGCGGGTTGTTGCGCGCGAGCTCGCGGCCTGCGCTCAGCGAAGAGTAA